A window from Thermoanaerobaculales bacterium encodes these proteins:
- a CDS encoding NUDIX domain-containing protein, with amino-acid sequence MTLARQILAWYRHHARPLPWRREPRDPYRVLVSELMLQQTQVDRVTDRFEAFIAAFPDLAALAAAREEQVLAMWSGLGYYRRARMLHRLAREVVAGSGALPNSAAELAGLPGVGPYTAAAVASLAFGETIPVIDGNVLRVASRALALAGDPRAKAGREAILQWLRPLVEEGPPGPVNEALIELGATVCRPVAPACDRCPLATGCRARATGRPERYPPPRRRRSGLAVTWVAACCIDGRGRWLVRQVTEGPILRGLWLPPIAELGPEEPPDAAARRLVPEPLLAEPRRLPAMRHSITHRRITVHPVRLELQAGGAATVVGRWIDPAEPGVPTSTLLSKLVQSNDLPVDDTSE; translated from the coding sequence ATGACCCTCGCGCGACAGATTCTCGCCTGGTACCGCCACCACGCCCGGCCGCTGCCCTGGCGCCGCGAGCCGCGCGACCCTTACCGGGTGCTGGTGTCGGAGCTGATGCTCCAGCAGACGCAGGTCGATCGCGTCACCGACCGGTTCGAGGCCTTCATTGCCGCGTTCCCCGATCTGGCGGCCCTCGCCGCGGCCCGCGAGGAGCAGGTCCTGGCGATGTGGTCCGGGCTCGGCTACTACCGGCGGGCGCGCATGCTGCACCGCCTCGCCCGGGAGGTCGTGGCTGGCTCGGGGGCACTGCCGAACAGTGCGGCCGAGCTCGCCGGTCTGCCCGGGGTCGGCCCGTACACGGCCGCCGCGGTGGCGTCGCTGGCTTTCGGCGAGACGATCCCGGTGATCGACGGGAACGTCCTCCGGGTGGCGTCGCGCGCGCTGGCCCTGGCCGGCGACCCGCGGGCCAAGGCCGGCCGCGAGGCGATCCTCCAGTGGCTGCGACCGCTGGTCGAGGAGGGGCCGCCGGGTCCGGTCAACGAGGCCCTGATCGAGCTCGGCGCGACTGTGTGCCGGCCGGTGGCCCCGGCCTGCGACCGCTGTCCGCTGGCCACCGGCTGCCGCGCGCGCGCGACCGGGAGACCGGAGCGGTACCCGCCGCCGCGGCGCCGCCGCAGCGGGCTGGCCGTGACCTGGGTCGCCGCCTGCTGCATCGACGGGAGAGGACGCTGGCTGGTCCGCCAGGTCACCGAGGGGCCGATCCTGCGCGGCCTCTGGCTGCCGCCGATCGCGGAGCTCGGGCCGGAGGAGCCCCCGGACGCGGCCGCCCGCCGGCTGGTGCCGGAACCGCTGCTGGCCGAGCCGCGGCGGCTGCCCGCGATGCGCCACTCGATCACCCATCGCCGGATCACCGTCCACCCGGTCCGCCTGGAGCTTCAAGCCGGCGGCGCCGCGACCGTCGTCGGGCGCTGGATCGACCCCGCCGAGCCCGGAGTCCCGACCTCGACCTTGCTGTCTAAGCTTGTCCAATCCAATGATTTGCCGGTCGACGACACGAGTGAATGA
- a CDS encoding arginine decarboxylase, pyruvoyl-dependent, which translates to MEHQHLVPQQMFLTKGVGRHVEKLASFELALRMAGIAAFNIVSVSSIFPPHCRIISKDAGLKKLQPGQIVFCVKSQAQTDEQHRLISAAIGIARPTDPNVFGYLSEHHDYGKTDEEVSDYAEDLAAGMLATTLGVTEFDVDESWDRKRDLWKISDRIVKTRSMTQSAVGRKGIWTTVVAAAVLIV; encoded by the coding sequence GTGGAGCACCAGCATCTGGTTCCGCAGCAGATGTTCCTGACCAAGGGAGTCGGCCGCCACGTCGAGAAGCTGGCCAGCTTCGAGCTGGCGCTCCGCATGGCGGGCATCGCCGCCTTCAACATCGTGAGCGTGTCCAGCATCTTCCCACCCCACTGCAGGATCATCTCCAAGGACGCCGGCCTCAAGAAGCTGCAACCGGGGCAGATCGTGTTCTGCGTCAAGAGCCAGGCCCAGACCGACGAGCAGCACCGGCTGATCTCGGCGGCAATCGGCATCGCGCGGCCGACCGACCCCAACGTGTTCGGCTACCTGTCGGAGCACCACGACTACGGCAAGACCGACGAGGAGGTCAGCGACTACGCCGAGGACCTCGCCGCCGGCATGCTCGCCACCACCCTCGGGGTGACCGAGTTCGACGTCGACGAGAGCTGGGACCGCAAGCGAGACCTGTGGAAGATCTCCGACCGGATCGTCAAGACCCGCAGCATGACCCAGTCCGCGGTCGGTCGGAAGGGCATCTGGACGACGGTCGTGGCGGCCGCAGTGCTCATCGTGTGA
- the speB gene encoding agmatinase has translation MDLIRPNFLNLDEEASDADRSGVLILPLPLDITASWKRGTGDGPAAILAASHHIEFYDEELDAIPWELVGGIATQPTPELPVDPAAAAQVIFEIASSLVRPDRLLLSLGGEHAVTAPLVRAHQALWPALSVVQIDAHADLRDSYLGSPHNHACPMRRIVEDGVFLTGIGIRSLDEPERRFIRGERSRLHLGHQVAGRLAEVAEEIIAGVPPGPVYLTIDLDGFDPSVVPAVGTPVPGGLGWAETLAFVRRLCESRPVVGADVVELAPREGLHYADAAAARLVHKIIGYVAVARRGGDVGFRV, from the coding sequence ATGGACCTGATCCGGCCCAACTTCCTCAACCTCGACGAAGAGGCCTCGGACGCGGATCGCAGCGGCGTCCTGATCTTGCCCTTGCCGCTCGACATCACCGCGTCGTGGAAGCGGGGCACCGGCGACGGGCCGGCGGCGATCCTCGCCGCCAGTCACCACATCGAGTTTTACGACGAGGAGCTCGACGCCATCCCGTGGGAGCTGGTCGGCGGCATCGCCACCCAGCCGACGCCGGAGCTCCCGGTCGACCCGGCCGCCGCGGCGCAGGTGATCTTCGAGATCGCCTCGTCGCTGGTCCGCCCCGACCGCCTGCTGCTCTCGCTCGGCGGCGAGCACGCGGTGACGGCGCCGCTGGTCCGCGCCCACCAGGCGCTGTGGCCGGCGCTGTCCGTGGTCCAGATCGACGCCCACGCCGACCTGCGCGACAGCTACCTGGGCTCGCCGCACAACCACGCCTGCCCGATGCGGCGCATCGTCGAGGACGGCGTCTTCCTGACCGGCATCGGTATCCGCTCCCTCGACGAGCCGGAGCGGCGCTTCATCCGCGGCGAGAGGAGCCGCCTTCACCTCGGCCACCAGGTCGCGGGGCGGCTCGCCGAGGTCGCCGAGGAGATCATCGCCGGGGTGCCCCCCGGCCCGGTCTACCTGACCATCGACCTCGACGGCTTCGACCCCTCGGTGGTGCCGGCGGTCGGCACCCCGGTGCCCGGCGGCCTCGGCTGGGCCGAGACGCTGGCCTTCGTCCGCCGCCTGTGCGAGTCGCGTCCGGTGGTCGGCGCCGACGTCGTCGAGCTGGCGCCCCGCGAGGGGCTGCACTACGCCGATGCCGCCGCGGCGCGGCTGGTGCACAAGATCATCGGCTACGTCGCCGTGGCTCGGCGCGGCGGTGACGTCGGGTTCAGGGTCTGA
- a CDS encoding TIGR01777 family oxidoreductase gives MKIIISGASGLVGRWLVPDLEAAGHQVVRLARGEVESGTTSAARWDPARGELDPAVLSGADAVVNLNGRTIGEGRWTPRVKQELRSSRIRSTETLARAIGVAASPPPLLVSASAVGYYGDRGEELLDEGAPPGTGFLAELARDWEQAALTAASGRTRVVLLRLAMVVGRGGALERMLLPFRLGVGGPIGSGRQWWPWVAMADVIGAVRFVLDQPAASGPINLAAPQQVRCANFAKALGQVLNRPSLLRLPAAAARLAMGEMADALLLASARVQPAALEGLGYSFRVPDLATAIRHAID, from the coding sequence ATGAAGATCATCATCTCCGGCGCGAGCGGTCTCGTCGGTCGCTGGCTGGTGCCTGACCTCGAGGCCGCTGGTCACCAGGTGGTGAGGCTCGCCCGCGGTGAGGTCGAGTCAGGGACGACGAGCGCCGCACGCTGGGACCCGGCGCGCGGCGAGCTCGACCCCGCCGTGCTGTCGGGCGCCGACGCCGTCGTCAACCTCAACGGCCGCACCATCGGCGAGGGACGCTGGACGCCGCGCGTCAAACAGGAGCTGCGGTCGAGCCGGATCCGGTCGACAGAGACGCTGGCCCGCGCCATCGGCGTGGCCGCGTCGCCGCCGCCGCTGCTCGTCAGCGCGTCGGCGGTCGGCTACTACGGCGACCGCGGGGAGGAGCTCCTGGACGAGGGCGCGCCCCCGGGCACCGGCTTCCTCGCCGAGCTCGCGCGCGACTGGGAGCAGGCGGCCCTCACCGCGGCCTCCGGGCGCACGCGGGTGGTGCTGCTCCGGCTCGCCATGGTGGTGGGCCGCGGCGGCGCGCTCGAGCGGATGCTGCTGCCGTTCCGGCTCGGCGTGGGCGGGCCGATCGGCTCCGGCCGGCAGTGGTGGCCGTGGGTCGCCATGGCGGACGTGATCGGAGCAGTACGCTTCGTTCTCGATCAGCCCGCAGCGAGCGGCCCGATCAACCTCGCCGCGCCACAGCAGGTGCGCTGCGCCAACTTCGCGAAGGCCCTCGGCCAGGTCCTCAACCGGCCGAGCCTGCTGCGCCTGCCCGCGGCGGCAGCCCGCCTGGCGATGGGCGAGATGGCGGACGCGCTGCTGCTCGCGAGCGCGCGGGTTCAGCCGGCGGCGCTCGAGGGCCTCGGCTACTCCTTCCGGGTGCCCGATCTCGCGACCGCCATCCGGCACGCCATCGACTAG
- a CDS encoding acyl-CoA dehydrogenase family protein, whose translation MRELLSPTNLDYQDRAREVAEKFVRPRAAELDRTGEYGWDILEALRSYRLTGIWIPEEYGGQGAGVLDICLVVEQLSRACGGVGVAYAVNALGSFPIVLGGTPEQKQKYLPPIVDGALIAFGLSEKASGSDAGSLRTTAIRDGSDYVLDGHKKWNTNGAVASTYTIYALTDPDKGMRGISAFILDKGTPGFSVGKREDTMGIRTVPVNELDFAGCRVPASQLLGGKEGGGFRNAMMTLDRARPGVAAQALGLAQGALEWALRYTSERRQFGQTVMSHQAIQFMLADMATQVEAARQLVYTSARAIDAGVKNINKIAAMAKVFATDTAMRVTTDAVQLFGGYGYCRDYPIEKYMRDAKITQIYEGTNQVQRLVIGRALTRELKELTGHLDVTVEHFPGFTPSAGPVEV comes from the coding sequence ATGCGTGAGCTGCTGAGCCCGACCAACCTCGACTACCAGGACCGCGCCCGCGAGGTGGCCGAGAAGTTCGTCCGCCCTCGAGCCGCCGAGCTCGACCGCACCGGCGAGTACGGCTGGGACATCCTGGAGGCCCTCAGGTCGTACCGCCTCACCGGGATCTGGATCCCCGAGGAGTACGGCGGCCAGGGAGCCGGCGTGCTCGACATCTGCCTGGTGGTCGAGCAGCTGTCGCGCGCGTGCGGCGGCGTCGGGGTCGCCTACGCGGTCAACGCGCTCGGCTCGTTCCCGATCGTCCTCGGCGGCACTCCGGAGCAGAAGCAGAAGTACCTGCCGCCGATCGTGGACGGAGCGCTGATCGCCTTCGGCCTGTCCGAGAAGGCGTCCGGCTCCGACGCCGGCAGCCTTCGCACCACGGCCATCCGCGACGGCTCCGACTACGTCCTCGACGGCCACAAGAAGTGGAACACCAACGGCGCGGTCGCCTCGACCTACACGATCTACGCCCTCACCGACCCCGACAAGGGCATGCGCGGCATCTCGGCCTTCATCCTCGACAAGGGCACCCCGGGCTTCTCGGTGGGCAAGCGCGAGGACACGATGGGGATCCGGACCGTGCCGGTCAACGAGCTCGACTTCGCCGGCTGCCGGGTGCCGGCCTCCCAGCTGCTCGGCGGCAAGGAGGGCGGCGGCTTCCGCAACGCGATGATGACCCTCGACCGCGCCCGGCCGGGCGTCGCCGCACAGGCGCTGGGGCTCGCCCAGGGCGCCCTCGAGTGGGCGCTGCGCTACACCTCGGAGCGCCGCCAGTTCGGCCAGACCGTGATGTCGCACCAGGCGATCCAGTTCATGCTCGCCGACATGGCGACTCAGGTCGAGGCGGCGCGCCAGCTGGTCTACACCTCGGCCCGGGCGATCGACGCCGGGGTCAAGAACATCAACAAGATCGCCGCCATGGCCAAGGTCTTCGCCACTGACACCGCGATGCGGGTGACGACCGACGCGGTCCAGCTTTTCGGCGGCTACGGCTACTGCCGCGACTATCCGATCGAGAAGTACATGCGGGACGCCAAGATTACCCAGATCTACGAGGGCACCAACCAGGTTCAGCGCCTGGTCATCGGCCGCGCCCTGACCCGCGAGCTCAAGGAGCTGACCGGCCACCTCGACGTCACGGTCGAGCACTTCCCGGGGTTCACTCCGAGTGCCGGCCCGGTGGAGGTGTGA
- the ggt gene encoding gamma-glutamyltransferase, producing MIAQRLLSALVLAVALAPGRADAADARAVAGSGGAVSSAELDASRAGLEILEAGGNAVDAAVATALALAVVHPQAGNLGGGGFAVVLVGDRLAALDFRETAPAAARPDMYLDERGRPVPDASLVGPLAAGVPGTPTGLFELHARHGRLPWPKVVDPAIRLAAGGFRVSRRLNADLAEEAALLARFPSSAALWLPAGRPIEAGALVVLPELSSTLRDYATAGPAAITEGRRAVAIAEAAREHGGILTTADLAGYRPVWREPLTFEAFGWQVASMPLPSSGGIIVGQTCGFAERTGWASLPRFGAERAHRVAEAWRRSFADRFDLGDPDHTGFDGAPLLAGRWLDLRAGQLRHRATPSKKVRPWSPRMALERAETTHLSVVDGDGNAVSMTTTLNGSFGCGLTVEGAGFLLNNEMDDFAAAPGQPNLYGLIQGEANAIAPGKRMLSSMSPTVCRRGSELLVLGSPGGPRIPTATAQVLLSIVVDSDELQAAVNRPRIHHQWLPDAIFAEPGALSPETAAELVRRGHQLREIEAIGDVNAVRRWADGAVAAAADPRGGGAAVVQRPAPG from the coding sequence ATGATTGCGCAACGGCTGCTGTCGGCTCTCGTCCTCGCCGTCGCGCTCGCCCCCGGCCGGGCAGACGCCGCCGACGCGCGGGCGGTGGCGGGGTCCGGCGGGGCGGTGTCCAGCGCCGAGCTCGACGCCAGCCGTGCCGGGCTGGAGATTCTGGAGGCCGGCGGCAATGCCGTCGATGCCGCGGTCGCCACCGCGCTTGCCCTCGCCGTCGTCCACCCGCAGGCCGGCAATCTCGGCGGCGGCGGGTTCGCTGTGGTGCTCGTCGGGGACCGCCTCGCTGCGCTCGACTTCCGCGAGACCGCGCCGGCGGCGGCGCGACCCGACATGTACCTCGACGAGCGCGGCCGGCCGGTCCCCGATGCCTCCCTGGTGGGGCCGCTCGCGGCCGGCGTGCCGGGGACGCCGACCGGGCTGTTCGAGCTCCACGCGCGGCACGGCCGCCTGCCCTGGCCGAAGGTGGTGGATCCGGCGATCCGCCTGGCGGCCGGGGGCTTCCGGGTGTCCCGCCGGCTCAACGCCGACCTCGCCGAGGAGGCCGCGCTGCTCGCCCGCTTCCCGTCGTCGGCCGCGCTCTGGCTGCCCGCCGGCCGCCCGATCGAGGCCGGCGCGCTGGTCGTGCTGCCCGAGCTCTCGTCGACCCTGCGCGACTACGCGACGGCTGGGCCGGCGGCGATCACCGAGGGCCGCCGCGCCGTGGCCATCGCGGAGGCGGCGCGGGAGCACGGCGGGATCCTCACCACCGCCGACCTGGCGGGCTATCGGCCGGTGTGGCGGGAGCCGCTGACGTTCGAGGCCTTCGGCTGGCAGGTGGCGTCGATGCCCCTGCCGTCATCCGGCGGCATCATCGTCGGCCAGACCTGCGGCTTCGCCGAGCGCACCGGCTGGGCGTCACTGCCGCGGTTCGGCGCCGAACGCGCCCACCGGGTGGCCGAGGCGTGGCGGCGCAGCTTCGCCGACCGGTTCGATCTCGGAGACCCGGACCACACCGGCTTCGACGGCGCGCCGCTGCTGGCGGGACGCTGGCTCGACCTGCGAGCCGGCCAGCTCCGCCACCGCGCCACTCCCTCCAAGAAGGTCCGCCCGTGGAGCCCTCGCATGGCGCTCGAGCGCGCCGAGACCACCCACCTGTCGGTGGTCGACGGCGACGGCAATGCGGTCAGCATGACCACCACCCTCAACGGATCGTTCGGTTGCGGGCTGACCGTCGAGGGGGCCGGCTTCCTGCTCAACAACGAGATGGACGACTTCGCCGCGGCGCCCGGCCAGCCCAACCTCTACGGCCTCATCCAGGGCGAGGCCAACGCCATCGCCCCCGGCAAGCGGATGCTGTCCTCGATGAGCCCGACCGTCTGCCGGCGCGGCAGCGAGCTGCTGGTGCTCGGCTCGCCCGGCGGCCCGCGGATCCCCACCGCCACGGCCCAGGTGCTGCTCAGCATCGTGGTTGACTCCGACGAGTTGCAGGCGGCGGTGAACCGCCCCCGCATCCACCACCAGTGGCTGCCCGACGCCATCTTCGCCGAGCCGGGCGCTCTCTCCCCGGAGACCGCGGCCGAGCTCGTGCGGCGCGGCCACCAGCTGCGCGAGATCGAGGCGATCGGCGATGTCAATGCGGTCCGGCGGTGGGCGGACGGCGCGGTGGCGGCGGCCGCCGACCCGCGGGGCGGCGGCGCGGCCGTGGTCCAGCGCCCGGCGCCGGGCTAG
- a CDS encoding TerB family tellurite resistance protein, with the protein MNRPRSEGRTDDRHALADAIRNLAHQIEALPESTADLLEALSFLLARVADADRRISAEEALAMERTLADHTGVSSAQAALIVEIAKHRARLADRGMAYAESRLLRDRLDDVERLGVLGRLHAVAAADGEATGCELDEIHELAAELGFTSGEVAALRRRLHA; encoded by the coding sequence ATGAACCGACCGCGGTCTGAAGGCCGGACCGACGACCGGCACGCGCTCGCTGACGCTATCCGCAACCTCGCCCACCAGATCGAAGCCCTGCCGGAGTCGACTGCGGACCTGCTGGAGGCGCTGTCCTTCCTGCTGGCCCGGGTCGCCGACGCCGATCGCCGGATCAGCGCCGAGGAGGCACTCGCGATGGAGCGCACGCTCGCCGATCACACCGGCGTCAGCTCGGCGCAGGCCGCGCTGATCGTCGAGATCGCCAAGCACCGGGCGCGCCTCGCCGACCGCGGCATGGCCTACGCCGAGAGCAGGCTGCTGCGCGACCGCCTCGACGACGTCGAGCGGCTGGGGGTGCTCGGCCGCCTGCACGCGGTCGCGGCCGCCGACGGGGAGGCCACTGGCTGCGAGCTCGACGAGATCCACGAGCTCGCGGCCGAGCTCGGGTTCACCAGTGGCGAGGTGGCGGCGCTCCGGCGCCGCCTGCATGCCTGA
- a CDS encoding iron-sulfur cluster assembly scaffold protein: MTWNYSQKTTELFMNAVRGGPGSHMGEIANPDGLGEHGSIACGDALRFTFKVDRHPSDPRLDVVTEARYLTFGCTSAIAASEALCAIIEEGRYTPIEALKITNDDIVRYLDGLPRQKIHCSVMGAEALEAAVFNWAQRRGVDLAELGIDIRHDEQEEGRLVCTCFGLTEPYILRKIRELELRTIPEITNAIKAGGACMSCHHTPGGLQDLLDRVWGAQPAVLRELPILPTARVPAVRPQGELSPYRFAKEVERVIDEQVRPQLRKDGGDLELVDIKDLIVYCRLVGACSDCVAGGQTLKLLVEQALKDSIDERVRVVAV; encoded by the coding sequence ATGACCTGGAACTACTCGCAGAAGACGACCGAGCTGTTCATGAACGCCGTCCGCGGCGGACCGGGCAGCCACATGGGCGAGATCGCCAACCCGGACGGGCTGGGCGAGCACGGATCGATCGCGTGCGGCGACGCGCTGCGCTTCACCTTCAAGGTCGACCGCCACCCATCGGACCCGCGCCTCGACGTCGTCACCGAGGCCCGCTACCTGACCTTCGGCTGCACCTCGGCGATCGCCGCCTCCGAGGCGCTGTGCGCGATCATCGAGGAAGGCCGGTACACCCCGATCGAGGCGCTGAAGATCACCAACGACGACATCGTGAGGTACCTCGACGGGCTCCCCCGCCAGAAGATCCACTGCTCCGTGATGGGCGCCGAGGCCCTCGAGGCGGCGGTCTTCAACTGGGCGCAGCGACGGGGCGTCGACCTCGCCGAGCTGGGCATCGACATCCGCCACGACGAGCAGGAGGAGGGACGGCTGGTCTGCACCTGCTTCGGTCTGACCGAGCCCTACATCCTGCGCAAGATCCGCGAGCTGGAGCTGCGCACGATCCCCGAGATCACCAACGCGATCAAGGCAGGCGGTGCCTGCATGTCCTGCCACCACACGCCGGGCGGCCTCCAGGACCTGCTCGATCGGGTCTGGGGCGCCCAGCCCGCCGTGCTGCGGGAGCTCCCGATCCTGCCGACGGCGCGAGTCCCCGCGGTGCGGCCCCAGGGCGAGCTTTCGCCCTACAGGTTCGCCAAGGAGGTGGAGCGGGTGATCGACGAGCAGGTCCGCCCCCAGCTCCGCAAGGACGGCGGCGACCTCGAGCTGGTGGACATCAAGGACCTGATCGTCTACTGCCGGCTGGTCGGGGCCTGCTCCGACTGTGTGGCCGGCGGCCAGACCCTCAAGCTGCTGGTGGAGCAGGCCCTGAAGGACAGCATCGACGAGCGCGTCCGGGTCGTCGCGGTCTGA
- the nifS gene encoding cysteine desulfurase NifS: MEPEAITVDVIYLDNNATTRVAPEVVDAMMPFLTADYFNPSSMYDAASGPAAAVKLARRTIARLLGAARTDEILFTSCATESNNTALFGVAAANPERRHVITTAVEHPAVLNVAKDLERRGLEVDFLPVDRAGRLDVDRYVRALRPDTLLVSVMHANNETGVVFQVEELARIAKETDPGIIVHSDATQSVGKIPIDLSGSFRHVDLLSFSGHKLHAPKGIGALFVRRGTRCRPLMLGGHQEEGRRGGTENVAFIVGLARALELMVEHHDTDEPRLAAMRDRLERELLARIPYLEVNGAGAPRLSNTLNVACHFIEGEGILYQLSSHGICASSGSACTSGSLEPSHVLRAMKIPFTAIHGSVRFSLSRYSTEAEVERLVEVFPSIVASLRRLSPYWDASANRPRPDAMKMLDDTAAPSV; the protein is encoded by the coding sequence GTGGAGCCGGAGGCAATCACGGTGGACGTCATCTACCTCGACAACAACGCCACCACCCGGGTCGCGCCCGAGGTGGTCGACGCGATGATGCCCTTCCTGACCGCCGACTACTTCAACCCGAGCTCCATGTACGACGCCGCCAGCGGACCGGCCGCCGCCGTCAAGCTGGCCCGCCGCACCATCGCTCGGCTGCTCGGCGCCGCGCGCACCGACGAGATCCTCTTCACCTCGTGCGCGACCGAGAGCAACAACACGGCTCTCTTCGGTGTGGCCGCGGCCAACCCGGAGCGGCGCCACGTCATCACCACCGCCGTCGAGCACCCCGCGGTCCTCAACGTCGCCAAGGACCTCGAGCGGCGAGGGCTGGAGGTGGACTTCCTCCCGGTCGACCGCGCCGGGCGGCTGGACGTGGACCGGTACGTCCGCGCCCTGCGCCCCGACACGCTGCTGGTGTCGGTGATGCACGCCAACAACGAGACTGGGGTCGTCTTCCAGGTCGAGGAGCTGGCGCGCATCGCCAAGGAGACGGACCCCGGCATCATCGTCCACAGCGACGCCACCCAGAGCGTCGGCAAGATCCCGATCGACCTGTCGGGCAGCTTCCGACACGTCGACCTGCTCTCGTTTTCGGGGCACAAGCTCCACGCCCCGAAGGGGATCGGGGCCCTGTTCGTGCGGCGCGGCACGCGCTGCCGGCCGCTCATGCTCGGCGGCCACCAGGAGGAGGGACGGCGCGGCGGTACCGAGAACGTGGCGTTCATCGTCGGTCTCGCCCGCGCGCTCGAGCTGATGGTCGAGCATCACGACACGGACGAGCCCCGCCTGGCGGCGATGCGCGACCGCCTCGAGCGCGAGCTCCTCGCGCGGATCCCCTACCTGGAGGTCAACGGCGCCGGGGCGCCGCGGCTCTCCAACACCCTCAACGTCGCCTGCCACTTCATCGAGGGGGAGGGCATCCTCTACCAGCTGTCGAGCCACGGCATCTGCGCCTCCTCCGGCTCGGCCTGCACCTCCGGGTCGCTGGAGCCGTCGCACGTGCTGCGCGCCATGAAGATCCCGTTCACGGCGATCCACGGCTCGGTCCGCTTCAGCCTCAGCCGCTACAGCACCGAGGCCGAGGTCGAGCGCCTGGTCGAGGTCTTCCCCTCGATCGTCGCGAGCCTGCGCCGCCTCTCGCCCTACTGGGACGCCTCGGCGAACCGGCCTCGCCCTGACGCCATGAAGATGCTGGACGACACCGCCGCGCCCTCGGTCTGA